The Camelina sativa cultivar DH55 chromosome 16, Cs, whole genome shotgun sequence sequence TGttagaagaagcaaaggagaTATAATTCAGTCAACAATAAACAGTAATGGCCATGATACCTTCTTCAGGACAGTAACTACAAGCATTTAAGTACTAGTAGTATAGCCACCTTCCACAAAGCTTCAATGCCAAAATACGTACAACACTACTATATGAAATAACATAATAAGAGATTTCTCAAGGTTATAAGGTAAAAAAGAAATGAAGGTAACTTCTTTCAGCCGAGGAAATCTTTCATTGGATCCTCATGGTGAACTCTCTTCATCCTGTAAGCTTCCATCTCTTCCGGAGTCACCTGCAATGATATAACAGATTCTGATTATGTCTCCACTAAATCAAGAATATGAATCAACAGAATCTTAAGGTTGGTTCATTAGATCATTACATCGTTGTTGTATTTGACATTGTACTTGCGTTTCCTTTCATCTTTTTCCTCCCTCCTACTGAGATCCTCCTGCACAGCAAGAACATAAGAAAATGCGTCAGAGATCAGAGAAACGTTTTTGCAAGAGAAAATATGAGTGAAACTATTGCTTCTTACCTTTTTAAGAGCATTAGCAAGTGCCTCCTCGTTCAATTCCAAATCTTCAGGAATATCGGTTCCCCATGAGGccattctcttctcttcaacCTTTTTTGGGCTCTCTGATCaccaaatacaaaaccaattttACATgttcaaaaacttaaaacaacttaacaaaatatgtatatatagaaatgGGTGGTCACTAGACATTCCTCAAGAGCAATTTGTCCATCCAATGCAACACGAAAACATAAGAAGTTGGAAGAATAAATAGAGTCTATACATACCTTCAGTGGCTTCTTTGCGAGCAATATTAGCTTTCATCAGATCAAGGGCAGCCTCTGCAGCTTCAATTCCAGCTGAACCCGTGCAGTAACTATTGCGAATCGTCTGTTGGCAACATTTATATCCCCACTGATGATCTTTCCAATATGAGCCCCAGACACTAGTGTGATTGTTGGCATGAACATCTTCTTCATATTTACTCTTTGGCAATATCACCTCCTGTGCACAACAACACCGTATTAAGAATGATATATATTCACACAAGCTGACAATAACTTCAGGAAACCATCAAAACCGTACCTGTCCCTTAATAATCCTCCCAGCTCGGTCATACTCAACCTGTCTTTCGCTCTGCCCAAGCAAAAGTTCCATTGGAATTTCATCTTTTGTAGCTGCATTCCCGTACTTGTCCATGATTGTGTCCTTTGTCTGAGATTTCAGTTTGTCCTTTGCAACCTGAAAACTCTTATAGAGCAATTCAGCTTGGGAGGGAGCAGCTTGCATATGCATGTCCTGTCCCTTGTCAAATGCTTCCCATGAATGGATGTTTAGCTGTTTAAACTCCAAAGCTTGGCCACTGTTTCTATACTGGTTATCTCCCTGGATAGATggtaagggaaaaaaaaatggttgttatgtaaatatcatcaaaatataagatacaACTACATGATCCATGATGATGAGCAACTTACCAGATAAAATTTGTCATTTGGATCCGCATCTGGAAGAGGGTCTTCACGCATGGATCGAGTTTTAGGGTCATAATGAGCTGAGTTGACGTCAAGATTCAACAAGTATTTTGCCGTATCTTCTCTGATACGCAGATTCCTGAAATTAAGAGAAGGTCACACCATTAGTGCATCAAGTAAAAGAGTCCAGCCAAGAAAACCTCTGCGATGGAGATGAGATATCTTGTAGATGAAGAATAATGACTAGTCCATACCTTACAGTTCCTGTGCTACCACCACCAGTTGTTCGAACACGCTTTTCAACCTTTGCAAAATCCATCTGCCTGCTCTCATCAACCTTGGCTTCATCGACCCTtaagtcatcttcttcttcatccccatCACTGGCTGCATCATCACCCTTTTCGTTATTGTTCTTTTCCTCAAGTTTCTTAAGTTGCTGCTCCTTCAGGTACTTCTTTCGCGCATCCTCTTTTGCTTCATAAAGATCTATCACACGATGGTATGTTGAAGGATCATAACCGTTCCATCGATCCCTCTTGCCATCGTAGTCAAGTTCAAAACTCTCAATTTTCTCATCTGGTGCGATGTTCTTGTCTGTGTATTTTGCCCCAACCTTACGAGGCCTATCCATACAAGCTTTTGCAGTATGCGTCATTGCACCACAGCTTCAAAATAAGACAGGCCAAATTAGAGAgtgaataaattaaaacaaacacaagattttccaatctctcaaaatagccaatttctcaaaatttcaaaGTCTGAGAAATAACATGTTGGGCACAGGAATGTCACAACGATCAAACGAATAAACATTCAAAGGGACTGAATCATAAAACTAATAACAGAAGTCATGGAAACAGACAGAAAAAAAGGAGGGAAGGACATACTTTTGACACGCTCCCTTCCGGTATTTTTCGGCTTGAAAGATCTTTGCACCTCTGTCATACCATGACTTAGTGTAATTAGGATCACTCTTCCATTTCCTTTGATGCTTCAAACTCTGTCAAAACCAACCAATAAAAAGAGTATTCAGTGTGAATGTTCAAACTAAGACAATTCAGAGAAGCAAGTGAACCAAAGAAGAATTTAGCTTACCGGTTTTTCAGAATTGAGATACCATGGAGCAGATGACATATACTGCGGGATATGAGGATTAATTTCCTTTCCATCCTCATCTACCTCAGCTGGAGCAAGCCCGGCTTTACGAGCCTCCTCTAATTCAATTTGCTTCCTATGATCTTCCCTAGACTTGAAAGCAACTGCAAAATTCCCAAGATCATACGTCAGAAAACATTCAAAACTGACTATACAATTAATTCTGGAGAATTCAGCCAAAATAACAAACATCAGAACAATTAAGTAGGCATATATCTATTAAATACCATACTGTATCTCACAGatagaaacaaagaaactaaaTCAAACTCTTAGAGTACCACAATTTGGAACTACACataactaaaaccaaaacagagcGAACTAATGATACAACAACCCCAAAAACGGTACGAACcctaaattcacaaaaaaaaaattacggaAGTAGATATCAGAACAGCCAAATCGAGAAATTGAAGGAAtcgatcacaaaaaaaaaaaaagggggaaatATCGAATCAGAGATTCAGTAAGTATCACAAAACTGAATCGAATGAAAAGCAAAAACAGAGATAGATAGAGAACTCGATGATAGGCAACTTCCAAAACagaaagaaccctaatttcatgACAGAAATTAAATAAAGTAGGTTTTCATAATCGAGATTCCTAAGCGCCAAAGGGAAATTAAAAGCCAAATCGAGAGACTAGTTAAAgtaaatcagaagaaaaatcaaaggattTTGGTACCTGAAGCCGTCGCCATGATTATACGTTCGTTAAGCTTTCGACTCTTCTCTGAGGCGAAATCTAAAGGAACGAAAGGAGAAAAGGTTACGGCTTTTATGGTTAAAATCAGGTGATATTATTGAATGTGTAATCAAATATGGGCCGTTATAAGGCCCATATAGCGGCCAGTTTATTAGCAAACACATCTTTCTTTATTATAGAGACCCAAACAAGTTTATATAAATGCAAAAACCTGATAATATGcatcttacaattttttttcaattttttgatgTAAAGATGAGAATGAGTAAACGATATTTGTTAAGTTAGTATTAAGATTGACttatttctattagttttttcaGTTATGAATAAGCTAGTTACGGTCATCTAGTAAAAAACATCCTCAAGTATTTTAGTATAAAGATAATCATATTCCTACCCTCCTAGCCGTAAACTCTCATTGCTCTACTTCATTTTCATATTATACCAAATCAAGTTCAACAAAGCTTTGGTGAAGTCAATCAGAACCCATTCTAAAGAAGATTTTGTTAATTCAAACTTGAGAATTTAAGACCATAAATGGTtgttagtttttaaatattttttttttgtcaactaacattaattaaactaaaattgtCTAATCCCGAGTGTAGAGGGGAATAACTTTTTTCACTGACATTTAGCTCCCAATATAGGCATTCTCCTTAATATCATTACGATCTCAAGCCTAAATGAGGATTTATATCTCTCCATCAACGGTCAATTTGACATCGAATTACAGATTATATGTTTTAGataattagtttttagattacaattttagataatttttagattacaattttggattttggattttaaattttaatttttgtcttttggattttcttaaaaaatcaaagaaataaataataaaaaaatagagaaaattttcacataaaatacatttttttttcaccaaaatacCTTTTTCacataaaatactttttttcccctcacaaaaaaaaaaacttttttttaaggaagactgaaaaactcaatttttaataagaaaataaagtaaCCCTCGTTTGAGGCGATGGTGGAGGCGCCGCTAGGGTTGTAACCCTCGTTTGCGGTGTTTTGATGATTTCTGTGGTGGTTGTATGGGTTTTATTAATGGTTGCGGAGGGCTCTCTGGGTTTATTGGGTCTTCGGTGTCTACCTGGATCTCTCTAGTTTAATTCGGATATGGAGGGATTATTGCAGTTTTGGTGGATATGTTGGTGGATCTTGGATCACGGGGTAAGGTTGGGGGATCTCTTTCGATATTTGCTTTCCTTTTTCGGTTTCCCCATGGAGGTGGATGAAAGATCTGAGTATCAAAGAGTCCGAATTGATTACGGGGGAGATTGGCTAGGGAGGGATTGGGAGGAGATCGGGAAAGAGAATAGTTATTCTTTTTGCTCAAGTTTCCCTAGTTATTTTGTGGAGATCAGATCTTCTCTAATTGATACGATTTCCATGTTTCTCTTTGGTTAGGGAATCAAGCTGGGTATAAAGAGGGATTGGGAGTGGTCGGTTTTCTTTACTTCGATCTctgctttctttgtttctgCTTTAGCTCTCGTTTTTTccaagtttctgtttttttgagTGAGTGTTGCTGGGTCGTGATGTCTCAAGCTGGTCTTTTGGGGAAGAGTTCGGCAGGGCAGATGGAGGGATTTGTTCAGCCAAGGCGCAAGATCAAAATCTCCTACTTTGACAACTCTGATCTCATTGCTGGGTATTCCAAGACGGTGATTGGGAGATGCTTTAATCCTCAAATGCAGGATATGAAGTCTCTGCTTCTTATGATGCCGCGTATTTGGCAGGTAGAGAGGAGGGTTGCAGGGGCTGATCTAGGGTTCGGAaagtttcaatttgattttgaagagGAGGCCGACATTGTGGAAGTTTTGAAGATGGAGCCGTTTCATTTTGACTTCTGGATGGTTTCCTTGGTTCGGTGGACACCTGTGGTTGATCCGGCTTATCCCTCAGCTCTGAAGTTCTGGATCCGAGTCTCTGACGTTCCAATCCAATTTTGGGTTGAGCCCACTTTTAGGGATATTGGTTCTGATATGGGTGTGGTATAGGATGTTGATATCAATAGAGGGAGGGTGCAAGTGACAATCGATGGTCTGAAGCCTCTATGTTTTGAGATAGATATCGAGTTTTTCAACGGGGAGGTCACGATGGTAAAGTTGTTCTATGAAAGGTTGTATGGTTGGTGTAAGAAATGTTATAGTCTATGTCATCATGAGGCGGTTTGCCCTCTAGTTGCGGGTCAGGGTTTGACTGGTAGTCTCGCTCATTCAGAGGAGAAGTAGGACAAGGGTCAGCTTATGAGCTACAAGGGGGCAGTTATGGCAGAAGCGAGAAGGGGTCCTTCTAATGGTGGTTCTTCCAAGAGTCACTATAATGGGTCGCATTATGGGGGCTCTAAAACCAGAGCAGATCCTCTCCCAGGTGCTTCGTCTCGCAGAAAGGGGTCGTCCAAGGGTTCTTCTGGTTCGGGTTATCCTCAGGAACATCGGGGACGACAAGGTCTCTCTCGGGGACAGTCACGGCAACAGTTTGTTCCTGTCATGCCACCGGTTTTGGAGGAGGTAGTGGGGACATATGGGGAGCACCCCAAACAAAAATCTGCCAAGAATGCGTTATTTCAAGAATCCAAGGTTGAGGATGGGTCCACGAGTAGCTTTGGTCAAGATGATGAGGGTCTCTGTGAAGACAGTCAGATCATAGAGGTTACAAATGGGGCCGCGGGAAATGGTTGTTTAGGTGCAGAGGAGATTCCTCCTGCTATGGCTACGGTGGGTGTCAATGTTGTACATGAGGAAGCTGTTAAGGTGCAGAAGGAGGTTTTACTTGGTGATACTAATGTTGACATGGTTGCGGATGTTGCTGTGGGTGCTATTGGTGTAGAGGTTCTGGAGCAAAAGGGTTTGGTCGAGGATACCGTGATAGCGGACGGTGTGTTTGATGGAGAGGTGGGGATGCACGATACTGTTGCAGAGGGTACGGACTCAAGGGAGATAGGTGAGGCTGATGGGGAGCAGTTTGACATGGAGGAAGATGATATGTTGGAAGAGGTGGGGGATGATTGAACAGGTGGAGTCGGATGTTGCAGGGGATGCTTTGGTTTGTCTAGCTGGTCATGACACACAAGCTGATCATGGCGACTCCAGCATGGCGGTTTTAGGGGAGAAAGGGAAAAAGGGGAAAGGGTCTTTGTTACTTCGTGGGGTCAGCACTAAGAAGCGGATGGCTAATCTTCTCTTGTCACCCAGACGACGACCTCCTCCACATTGTTCCACTCTCGGTGACAGCGGTCATATCCTTAAGGTCCAGGAAGGGGCTAAGGGAGGCCACGGTGGGGCAAAACCACCAAAACCGAAGGTctttaaatgaatattttgagttggaattgtcaaggtctCGGGAATAAGGCCACAATCGGGAATCTTTGGGATTTATGGAATAAGTATATGccagattt is a genomic window containing:
- the LOC104750354 gene encoding pre-mRNA-splicing factor SLU7-A → MATASVAFKSREDHRKQIELEEARKAGLAPAEVDEDGKEINPHIPQYMSSAPWYLNSEKPSLKHQRKWKSDPNYTKSWYDRGAKIFQAEKYRKGACQNCGAMTHTAKACMDRPRKVGAKYTDKNIAPDEKIESFELDYDGKRDRWNGYDPSTYHRVIDLYEAKEDARKKYLKEQQLKKLEEKNNNEKGDDAASDGDEEEDDLRVDEAKVDESRQMDFAKVEKRVRTTGGGSTGTVRNLRIREDTAKYLLNLDVNSAHYDPKTRSMREDPLPDADPNDKFYLGDNQYRNSGQALEFKQLNIHSWEAFDKGQDMHMQAAPSQAELLYKSFQVAKDKLKSQTKDTIMDKYGNAATKDEIPMELLLGQSERQVEYDRAGRIIKGQEVILPKSKYEEDVHANNHTSVWGSYWKDHQWGYKCCQQTIRNSYCTGSAGIEAAEAALDLMKANIARKEATEESPKKVEEKRMASWGTDIPEDLELNEEALANALKKEDLSRREEKDERKRKYNVKYNNDVTPEEMEAYRMKRVHHEDPMKDFLG
- the LOC109129715 gene encoding uncharacterized protein LOC109129715 translates to MLVDLGSRGNQAGYKEGLGVVGFLYFDLCFLCFCFSSRFFQVSVFLSECCWVVMSQAGLLGKSSAGQMEGFVQPRRKIKISYFDNSDLIAGYSKTVIGRCFNPQMQDMKSLLLMMPRIWQVERRVAGADLGFGKFQFDFEEEADIVEVLKMEPFHFDFWMVSLVRWTPVVDPAYPSALKFWIRVSDVPIQFWVEPTFRDIGSDMGVV